Proteins from one Cellulosilyticum lentocellum DSM 5427 genomic window:
- a CDS encoding AAA family ATPase translates to MNLSVVEQIASSLKGNMTKVIKGKDTEISKLIMALLCNGHILLEDIPGTGKTTSAKALAKSLGCQFKRVQFTPDLLPSDLMGINFYNQKEQDFIFKPGPIFTHILLADEINRATPRTQSSLLECMEEAQVTVDGITYSLEAPFLVIATQNPIETQGTFPLPEAQLDRFFMRLSMGYPSEADEINVLSSQANASPLNDLQCVVTKEQILEAQAAVKEVKVSDSIKAYIVAISNATRQDSRLKLGLSLRGSLAMFKASKAFAAMAGRDYVIPDDVKAIVKDVALHRVIYNGYQIASNVHTLETIFEDLLSQVPVPIE, encoded by the coding sequence ATGAACTTATCAGTTGTAGAACAAATAGCTTCATCGCTTAAAGGTAATATGACAAAGGTTATTAAAGGTAAAGATACTGAAATTAGTAAACTCATTATGGCACTTTTATGCAACGGTCACATTCTATTGGAAGACATCCCTGGCACTGGCAAAACCACATCTGCTAAAGCTCTGGCTAAATCATTAGGTTGCCAATTTAAGCGTGTTCAGTTCACCCCTGACTTACTTCCTTCTGATCTTATGGGCATTAACTTTTATAATCAAAAAGAACAAGATTTTATCTTTAAGCCCGGTCCAATTTTCACACATATCTTATTAGCTGATGAAATTAATCGTGCTACTCCTAGAACTCAATCTAGTTTACTGGAATGTATGGAGGAAGCTCAAGTAACAGTAGATGGCATTACTTATTCTCTAGAAGCACCTTTCCTTGTTATCGCCACTCAAAATCCTATTGAAACTCAAGGTACCTTTCCTTTACCAGAAGCCCAATTGGACCGTTTTTTTATGCGCCTTAGTATGGGTTATCCTAGTGAAGCTGATGAAATAAATGTACTTTCTAGTCAAGCTAATGCCTCTCCTTTAAATGACCTTCAATGTGTTGTAACTAAAGAACAAATCTTAGAAGCCCAAGCAGCCGTTAAAGAGGTCAAAGTAAGCGATAGTATTAAAGCTTACATAGTAGCTATTAGTAATGCCACTCGTCAGGATTCAAGGCTTAAACTTGGCCTTAGCCTCCGAGGTTCTTTAGCTATGTTTAAGGCTTCTAAGGCTTTTGCAGCTATGGCCGGCAGGGATTATGTTATTCCTGATGATGTGAAAGCTATTGTCAAAGATGTAGCCCTTCACCGTGTCATTTATAATGGCTATCAAATAGCTAGTAATGTACATACCCTTGAAACGATTTTTGAGGACTTATTAAGCCAAGTACCTGTACCTATTGAATAG
- a CDS encoding permease prefix domain 1-containing protein: protein MEIIKNYLDNVFQSLPQTKEILNLKDELLANMGDKYEELKANGKTENEAIGIVISEFGNIDELLKEMNINVSSESQLSLNKPVGPTLSLEDARNFISLKRKSARFVGLGVALILLGVATLIGCIALIDANIILKQANSNSKGMFPVIMLFLFIVPAVGLFIFSGTQLEPFKFIEEGGFELSASAKAILSKEYPSVSAQKPVAIITGVSLCILSPVPIFLGSMFSNNLTLAGVCILLVMIALAVNIFIYTGMVPEAYKRLLKLEEFSPEKKQEDKLIGAVAGIVWPLATAVFLFLGFVFNLWGICWLVFPITGMLFGGFCAFYSALHSK, encoded by the coding sequence ATGGAAATTATTAAAAATTATTTAGACAATGTTTTTCAATCTTTACCACAAACAAAGGAGATTTTAAATCTAAAAGATGAGCTTTTGGCCAATATGGGGGATAAATATGAGGAGCTAAAAGCTAATGGAAAAACAGAAAATGAAGCCATTGGCATCGTCATCTCTGAATTTGGAAATATCGATGAGTTATTAAAAGAAATGAATATTAACGTGTCTTCTGAGTCTCAGCTCAGCTTAAATAAGCCAGTAGGTCCTACACTTAGCTTAGAAGATGCTCGAAATTTTATTAGCCTTAAGCGAAAAAGTGCTCGTTTCGTTGGTTTAGGTGTTGCTTTAATTTTATTAGGTGTTGCCACTTTAATTGGCTGTATTGCTCTTATTGATGCCAATATCATTCTCAAGCAAGCCAACTCTAACTCTAAAGGCATGTTCCCTGTCATTATGCTATTCTTATTTATTGTTCCCGCTGTAGGACTCTTCATTTTTTCAGGTACTCAGCTAGAACCATTTAAATTCATTGAAGAAGGTGGATTTGAGCTAAGCGCCTCTGCTAAAGCAATTTTATCTAAAGAGTATCCTAGTGTAAGTGCACAGAAACCAGTGGCTATTATTACTGGCGTTAGTCTTTGTATCCTTTCCCCAGTACCTATTTTTCTCGGTTCTATGTTTAGTAACAACCTTACTCTCGCTGGCGTATGTATTTTATTAGTTATGATTGCTCTGGCTGTTAATATCTTTATTTACACAGGCATGGTTCCTGAGGCCTATAAAAGACTTTTAAAATTAGAAGAGTTTAGTCCTGAGAAAAAGCAAGAAGACAAACTCATTGGCGCTGTTGCTGGTATTGTATGGCCTTTAGCTACTGCTGTTTTTCTTTTCTTAGGCTTCGTCTTTAATCTATGGGGCATTTGTTGGCTAGTCTTTCCTATCACCGGCATGCTATTTGGTGGCTTTTGTGCTTTCTACAGTGCTCTTCATAGCAAATAG
- a CDS encoding PadR family transcriptional regulator has protein sequence MISSDVIRGYNDTIILYLLIEGDSYGYEISKNIRTLTEEQYVMKETTLYSAFNRLEKNGYITSYFGEETQGKRRTYFRITEEGLSYYKEKCKEWELTQNVINRFIKELD, from the coding sequence ATGATTAGTAGCGACGTAATTAGAGGCTATAACGACACCATCATTTTGTATCTCTTAATAGAAGGAGATTCTTACGGCTATGAAATTTCTAAAAACATCCGTACTTTAACAGAAGAACAATATGTCATGAAAGAAACTACTCTCTACTCTGCCTTTAATAGACTGGAGAAGAATGGCTATATTACCTCCTACTTTGGAGAAGAAACACAAGGAAAAAGACGTACTTATTTTAGAATTACCGAAGAAGGTCTCTCCTACTATAAGGAGAAATGCAAAGAATGGGAACTCACCCAAAATGTTATCAATAGGTTTATAAAGGAGTTGGATTAG
- the thrS gene encoding threonine--tRNA ligase → MKVIMKDGLVKDFKFEEKEGKNAFRHTASHVLAQAVKRLYPTTKCAIGPVIEDGFYYDFEFDFEFTAANLVEIEQEMRKIVKESLSLQRYTLNREEALALMKEKNEPYKIELINDLPEDAQLSFYQQGDYLELCAGPHVTNTSLIKAFKLTATAGAYWRGNEKNKMLTRIYGTAFPKSSDLEAYLQSIEEAKKRDHRKLGKELGLFTILDEGPGFPFFLPKGMVLKNLLIDYWRKLHTREGYVEISTPMMLNKELWETSGHWDHYRENMYTTVIDDTDFAIKPMNCPGGMLVYKLQPHSYRELPIRMGELGLVHRHEKSGALHGLMRVRCFTQDDAHIFMTQEQITDEIKGVVRLIDEVYSKFGFKYHVELSTRPENSIGSDEDWNVATEGLKKALDEMQLEYVINEGDGAFYGPKIDFHLEDSIGRTWQCGTIQLDFQLPVRFEAEYIGADGKKHRPIMIHRVVFGSIERFIGILIEHYAGKFPLWLAPVQVKVLPISDKFSEYGAFVMAELQKQGIRCEIDNRDEKIGYKIREAQLGKVPYMVVVGQKEVESNLVTIRRRDESTQEGYSIQEFVQLLNNEIEGF, encoded by the coding sequence ATGAAAGTAATAATGAAGGATGGTTTAGTAAAAGATTTTAAGTTCGAGGAAAAAGAGGGGAAGAATGCTTTTAGACATACAGCATCTCATGTTTTAGCACAAGCTGTTAAAAGGTTATACCCAACTACAAAGTGTGCTATTGGACCTGTGATTGAAGATGGGTTTTACTATGATTTTGAGTTTGACTTTGAATTCACAGCGGCGAATTTAGTAGAGATTGAGCAAGAGATGAGAAAAATCGTTAAAGAAAGTCTCTCCTTGCAAAGATATACTTTAAATAGAGAAGAAGCACTTGCACTGATGAAAGAGAAAAATGAACCTTATAAAATAGAGCTTATTAATGACTTACCTGAAGATGCACAGCTTAGCTTTTATCAGCAAGGAGATTATTTGGAATTATGTGCAGGACCACATGTAACTAATACAAGCCTAATCAAAGCCTTTAAGTTGACAGCAACGGCTGGAGCGTATTGGAGAGGAAACGAAAAAAATAAGATGCTCACAAGGATTTATGGAACAGCTTTTCCAAAGAGTAGTGATTTAGAAGCCTATTTACAAAGCATTGAAGAAGCTAAAAAGAGGGATCATAGAAAGTTAGGAAAAGAACTAGGTTTATTTACAATTCTAGACGAAGGACCAGGTTTTCCATTCTTCCTGCCAAAAGGTATGGTACTTAAAAATCTCTTAATTGATTATTGGAGAAAGCTTCATACGAGAGAAGGTTATGTGGAAATTAGCACACCGATGATGCTCAATAAAGAACTTTGGGAAACATCTGGTCACTGGGATCATTACCGTGAAAACATGTATACCACAGTTATCGACGATACAGATTTTGCCATCAAACCAATGAATTGTCCTGGTGGTATGTTAGTTTATAAATTACAGCCTCACTCTTATCGTGAACTCCCTATTCGTATGGGTGAATTGGGATTGGTTCATAGGCATGAAAAGTCAGGAGCTTTACATGGTCTTATGCGTGTACGTTGCTTTACACAAGACGATGCTCATATTTTCATGACACAGGAACAAATTACAGATGAGATTAAAGGTGTTGTAAGACTTATTGATGAAGTGTATAGCAAGTTCGGTTTTAAGTATCATGTGGAGTTATCTACACGTCCAGAAAATAGTATTGGTAGTGATGAAGATTGGAATGTGGCAACTGAGGGACTCAAAAAGGCTTTAGATGAGATGCAGCTAGAATATGTGATTAATGAGGGAGACGGCGCTTTCTATGGACCAAAGATAGACTTCCACCTAGAGGATTCTATAGGTAGAACATGGCAGTGTGGTACTATTCAACTAGACTTTCAGTTACCTGTAAGGTTTGAAGCAGAATACATTGGTGCAGATGGTAAGAAGCATAGACCTATTATGATTCACCGCGTTGTCTTTGGCTCTATTGAACGATTCATAGGCATTCTAATTGAGCATTATGCGGGTAAATTCCCACTTTGGTTAGCGCCAGTTCAAGTAAAAGTGCTCCCTATTTCAGATAAATTCTCAGAGTATGGAGCCTTCGTCATGGCAGAATTACAAAAACAAGGTATCCGCTGTGAAATAGATAATAGAGATGAAAAGATAGGCTATAAGATTAGAGAAGCACAGCTTGGTAAAGTGCCTTATATGGTAGTTGTAGGTCAAAAAGAGGTGGAAAGTAATCTTGTTACAATTCGCAGGCGAGATGAAAGTACTCAAGAAGGCTATAGTATACAGGAGTTTGTACAGCTTCTAAACAATGAAATTGAAGGATTTTAA
- a CDS encoding AraC family transcriptional regulator: MHAWEAIQKSIEYIEENLTQEIQIEELASIAGLSPFYFQRLFTRLAKKPVCEYIKLRRLAQAVNELKGKEVRILDIAINYGFSSHANFTRAFKETYGITPEEYRTGKIHLNQFVKPELVLNYVMVDENVPLITDGIVIEVKRKKLEVPRSYIGIAREIPIAELMGGTTTSVSVTGKLWDDFHSVKSEIPYLVKGGNEFGALYIGEAKEGHCIYMAGAEAEYGASAEGYSTFELPAAEYLICGFEAENFEELTNSAVYKAQTFMERWMREHHLTTTDFAGEMYYPSTAEYSYLEHWMIPVSTK; encoded by the coding sequence ATGCACGCATGGGAAGCAATACAAAAAAGTATTGAGTACATTGAAGAAAACCTGACACAAGAAATACAAATTGAAGAACTCGCAAGTATAGCTGGATTATCGCCGTTCTATTTTCAACGACTATTTACACGTTTAGCTAAGAAGCCTGTTTGTGAGTACATTAAGTTACGCAGACTGGCACAAGCAGTAAACGAACTAAAAGGTAAAGAAGTGAGAATACTTGATATTGCAATAAACTATGGTTTCTCCAGTCATGCTAATTTTACAAGAGCATTCAAGGAAACCTATGGCATTACACCAGAGGAATATCGTACAGGTAAAATTCATCTTAACCAATTTGTGAAACCAGAACTGGTTTTAAATTATGTAATGGTTGATGAAAATGTCCCATTAATTACGGATGGCATTGTAATTGAGGTTAAGCGAAAAAAATTAGAGGTTCCACGTTCTTATATAGGTATTGCAAGAGAAATACCTATTGCAGAATTAATGGGCGGAACGACTACAAGTGTTTCTGTTACAGGAAAGCTATGGGATGATTTTCATTCTGTAAAATCGGAAATTCCTTATTTGGTTAAGGGAGGAAATGAATTTGGTGCACTTTATATAGGAGAAGCTAAAGAGGGGCATTGCATCTATATGGCAGGAGCAGAGGCAGAATATGGTGCAAGTGCAGAGGGATATTCGACTTTTGAACTTCCTGCTGCCGAGTACCTTATTTGTGGTTTTGAAGCGGAAAACTTTGAGGAATTAACAAATTCTGCTGTTTACAAAGCACAGACATTCATGGAAAGATGGATGAGAGAACATCATTTAACGACGACTGATTTTGCAGGAGAAATGTACTATCCATCTACTGCTGAATATTCATATTTAGAGCATTGGATGATACCAGTATCTACTAAGTAG
- a CDS encoding NAD(P)-dependent oxidoreductase, whose product MKGAHKMEKLLSEANRCLKCKKPLCQQHCPINTAVPEAITLFEEGKLQEAGELLFNNNPLSAICAIVCPHEDQCKGNCIRGIKGEPVPFCEIEAYISAAYLEGLTTRKPAPNGKRVAVIGSGPAGITAAILLAQKGYAVTMFEMRNRIGGVLSYGIPEFRLPRVLVQNLEKNLVQLGVSIKYNTLVGPVITLDKLFNDGYDAAFIGTGVWNPKTLNIKGETLGHSHYAIDYLKNPTKYQLGKKVCVIGAGNVAMDAARSAKYYGSEEVHICYRRGEEDMTATKAEIHEAKEEGIQFTLYKSPVEITDEGIIFADTRKVTLEDSSTKLETIPGSEKLFPCNSVVIAVSQAPKNNIVAGTTGLETNRGLLVTDEDGHTTREGVFACGDVVSGARTVIEAVVNAKHVVGSIHEYLQNA is encoded by the coding sequence TTGAAAGGAGCCCATAAAATGGAAAAATTATTATCAGAAGCAAATCGCTGCTTAAAATGTAAAAAACCACTTTGCCAGCAGCATTGTCCTATTAATACAGCTGTACCAGAAGCTATCACACTCTTTGAAGAAGGTAAACTGCAAGAAGCTGGTGAACTTTTATTTAACAACAATCCTCTTAGTGCCATTTGCGCTATTGTTTGTCCTCATGAGGATCAATGTAAAGGAAATTGTATCCGCGGCATTAAAGGAGAACCTGTTCCTTTCTGCGAAATAGAAGCTTATATCTCTGCCGCTTATTTGGAAGGACTTACTACTCGAAAACCTGCTCCTAATGGAAAACGTGTAGCTGTTATTGGTTCAGGACCTGCTGGTATTACTGCTGCTATTTTATTAGCACAAAAAGGCTATGCTGTTACTATGTTTGAAATGCGTAACCGTATTGGTGGTGTATTATCTTATGGTATTCCAGAATTCCGTTTACCTAGAGTACTTGTTCAAAATCTAGAAAAGAACCTCGTTCAACTAGGAGTAAGCATTAAATACAATACGCTTGTAGGTCCAGTAATCACTCTGGATAAGCTCTTTAATGATGGCTATGATGCTGCATTTATCGGCACAGGTGTTTGGAATCCAAAAACATTAAATATTAAAGGAGAAACTTTAGGCCATTCTCACTATGCTATCGACTACCTTAAAAATCCAACTAAATATCAGCTAGGTAAAAAAGTTTGTGTGATTGGTGCCGGTAACGTAGCTATGGATGCCGCTCGTAGTGCTAAATATTATGGTAGTGAAGAAGTACATATCTGTTATCGTCGTGGCGAGGAAGATATGACAGCCACTAAGGCTGAGATTCACGAAGCTAAAGAAGAAGGCATTCAATTTACTCTTTATAAATCACCAGTTGAAATCACCGATGAAGGTATCATCTTTGCCGATACTAGAAAAGTAACCTTAGAAGATAGTTCTACTAAACTTGAAACTATTCCTGGTTCAGAAAAGCTATTCCCTTGTAATTCAGTGGTAATTGCCGTTAGTCAAGCTCCTAAAAATAATATTGTAGCGGGTACAACTGGCCTTGAAACCAACCGTGGACTTTTAGTAACAGATGAAGATGGTCATACTACAAGAGAAGGTGTCTTTGCTTGCGGTGACGTTGTAAGTGGTGCTAGAACAGTTATTGAAGCAGTTGTTAATGCTAAACATGTGGTAGGTAGCATCCATGAATATCTTCAAAATGCATAA